The following are encoded together in the Nocardioides thalensis genome:
- a CDS encoding beta-class carbonic anhydrase yields the protein MADFDDLLAANRDFASDFSLGGFDGVAHAGVAIVTCMDSRIDPLGMLGLKPGDAKIFRNPGGRVTEAALEALVLGVHLLRVERVLVVPHTRCAVASNTEAELRARVSESAGQDASWQRFHVVDDQARALAEDVQKVRSHPLIPDTVKVGGFLYDVDSGLLEQKI from the coding sequence ATGGCGGACTTCGACGACCTGCTCGCGGCCAACCGGGACTTCGCGAGCGACTTCTCTCTCGGTGGTTTCGACGGTGTCGCCCACGCCGGCGTCGCGATCGTGACCTGCATGGACTCGCGGATCGACCCGCTCGGGATGCTCGGGCTCAAGCCGGGCGACGCGAAGATCTTCCGCAACCCCGGCGGCCGGGTCACCGAGGCGGCGCTGGAGGCGCTGGTGCTGGGCGTCCACCTGCTCCGGGTGGAGCGGGTCCTCGTGGTGCCCCACACCCGCTGCGCCGTCGCCTCGAACACCGAGGCCGAGCTGCGCGCACGGGTGTCGGAGTCGGCCGGCCAGGACGCGAGCTGGCAGCGGTTCCACGTGGTCGACGACCAGGCCCGGGCCCTCGCCGAGGACGTGCAGAAGGTGCGGTCCCACCCGCTCATCCCCGACACCGTGAAGGTGGGCGGGTTCCTCTACGACGTCGACAGCGGGCTGCTCGAGCAGAAGATCTGA
- a CDS encoding DNA gyrase/topoisomerase IV subunit B: protein MSSSRGSPIIADNTYNAAHLLVLEGLEAVRKRPGMYIGSTDTRGLMHCLWEIIDNGVDEALGGFARSVEVTLHPDDSVEVYDDGRGIPTDKEPKTGLPGVEVVATKLHAGGKFGGGSYNASGGLHGVGLSVVNALSSRMDIDVDRSPAQQGLSFRRGVPGVFDGDGPKAAFEARSGLTRKGKRVAKGRSGTRIRFWPDRQIFTKDARFEIEGLLGRARQTAYIVPGLELVVRDLRGPELFEEKIRHDGGISEFADALSHGEPVTEVLRITGTDTFTETVPMLDEQGHMTPQDVERELTVDIAARWDTGYDTELRSFVNVIATPKGGTHVAGFEAALTKTFNDAMRATKALKVNDDDVIKDDILEGLTAIVTVRLAEPQFEGQTKEILGTPQVRSSVRKVVAAQLKDFLTSTKRAEKAQAKLLMEKVVGASKTRIAARQHKETQRRKNALESSTLPAKLHDCRSNDTDRTELFIVEGDSALGTAKYARNSEFQALLPIRGKILNVQKASVGDVLKNAECASIIQVVGAGSGRTFDLDAARYGRIIFMADADSDGAHIRTLLATLFFKYMPDLVTAGRVFSAVPPLHRIEISNPRKGQDKYVYTYSDDELQRKLAELKKKNIRWKDPVQRYKGLGEMDAEQLRETTMDPRRRTLRRLTVDDATQAADVFELLMGGEVAPRREFIVQSAYEVDVESLDA, encoded by the coding sequence CTGAGCAGTTCTAGAGGGAGCCCGATCATCGCCGACAACACCTACAACGCCGCCCACCTCCTGGTCCTCGAGGGCCTGGAAGCGGTCCGGAAGCGGCCGGGCATGTACATCGGGTCCACCGACACCCGGGGCCTCATGCACTGCCTGTGGGAGATCATCGACAACGGCGTCGACGAGGCCCTGGGCGGCTTCGCGCGCTCGGTCGAGGTGACGCTCCACCCCGACGACTCCGTCGAGGTCTACGACGACGGCCGCGGCATCCCGACCGACAAGGAGCCCAAGACCGGGCTCCCCGGCGTCGAGGTGGTCGCGACCAAGCTCCACGCGGGCGGCAAGTTCGGCGGCGGGTCCTACAACGCCTCGGGCGGTCTCCACGGCGTCGGCCTGTCGGTCGTCAACGCGCTCTCCTCGCGGATGGACATCGACGTCGACCGCTCGCCGGCCCAGCAGGGCCTGTCGTTCCGCCGCGGCGTGCCGGGCGTGTTCGACGGCGACGGCCCGAAGGCGGCCTTCGAGGCGAGGTCCGGGCTCACCCGGAAGGGCAAGCGGGTCGCGAAGGGCAGGAGCGGCACCCGCATCCGGTTCTGGCCCGACCGGCAGATCTTCACCAAGGACGCCCGCTTCGAGATCGAGGGGCTCCTCGGGCGGGCGCGGCAGACGGCCTACATCGTGCCCGGCCTCGAGCTGGTCGTCCGCGACCTGCGCGGCCCGGAGCTCTTCGAGGAGAAGATCCGCCACGACGGCGGCATCTCCGAGTTCGCCGACGCGCTCTCGCACGGCGAACCGGTGACCGAGGTGCTCCGCATCACCGGCACCGACACGTTCACCGAGACCGTGCCGATGCTCGACGAGCAGGGCCACATGACCCCGCAGGACGTCGAGCGCGAGCTCACCGTCGACATCGCGGCCCGCTGGGACACCGGCTACGACACCGAGCTGCGGTCGTTCGTCAACGTGATCGCGACCCCGAAGGGCGGCACCCACGTCGCCGGCTTCGAGGCGGCGCTGACCAAGACGTTCAACGACGCCATGCGGGCCACCAAGGCGCTGAAGGTCAACGACGACGACGTCATCAAGGACGACATCCTCGAGGGCCTCACCGCGATCGTGACGGTGCGCCTGGCCGAGCCGCAGTTCGAGGGCCAGACCAAGGAGATCCTCGGTACGCCGCAGGTGCGCTCGTCGGTCCGCAAGGTCGTCGCCGCGCAGCTCAAGGACTTCCTGACCTCCACCAAGCGTGCCGAGAAGGCACAGGCCAAGCTGCTGATGGAGAAGGTCGTGGGCGCGTCCAAGACGCGCATCGCCGCCCGCCAGCACAAGGAGACCCAGCGGCGCAAGAACGCCCTGGAGTCCTCGACGCTGCCGGCGAAGCTCCACGACTGCCGGTCCAACGACACCGACCGCACCGAGCTGTTCATCGTCGAGGGCGACTCGGCGCTCGGCACCGCGAAGTACGCCCGCAATTCCGAGTTCCAGGCGCTGCTCCCGATCCGCGGCAAGATCCTCAACGTCCAGAAGGCCTCGGTCGGCGACGTGCTCAAGAACGCCGAGTGCGCCTCGATCATCCAGGTCGTCGGCGCCGGCTCCGGCCGCACGTTCGATCTCGACGCCGCGCGCTACGGCCGGATCATCTTCATGGCCGACGCCGACTCCGACGGCGCCCACATCCGCACCCTGCTGGCGACGCTGTTCTTCAAGTACATGCCCGACCTGGTCACCGCCGGCCGGGTCTTCTCGGCCGTCCCGCCGCTGCACCGGATCGAGATCTCCAACCCGCGCAAGGGCCAGGACAAGTACGTCTACACCTACTCCGACGACGAGCTCCAGCGGAAGCTGGCGGAGCTGAAGAAGAAGAACATCCGCTGGAAGGACCCGGTGCAGCGCTACAAGGGTCTCGGTGAGATGGACGCCGAGCAGCTGCGCGAGACGACCATGGACCCGCGGCGCCGTACCCTCCGCCGGCTGACGGTCGACGACGCGACCCAGGCCGCCGACGTGTTCGAGCTGCTGATGGGCGGCGAGGTCGCGCCGCGCAGGGAGTTCATCGTCCAGTCGGCCTACGAGGTCGACGTGGAGTCGCTCGACGCGTGA
- a CDS encoding DUF7455 domain-containing protein, whose amino-acid sequence MTTAVAPSAPLTAEDRCDRCGAQAYLRVELATGGELLFCAHHAREHGAKLKEIAVTVQDETHKLERTPAVAPDDER is encoded by the coding sequence GTGACTACTGCTGTAGCCCCCAGCGCACCGCTGACCGCTGAGGACCGCTGTGACCGCTGCGGTGCCCAGGCCTACCTCCGCGTCGAGCTCGCCACCGGCGGTGAGCTCCTCTTCTGCGCCCACCACGCTCGCGAGCACGGTGCCAAGCTGAAGGAGATCGCGGTGACGGTCCAGGACGAGACCCACAAGCTCGAGCGCACTCCGGCAGTGGCGCCGGACGACGAGCGCTGA
- a CDS encoding EamA family transporter codes for MGILLALGAAAAYGVSDFVGGVASRRTSAWPVAFLASIGGLLGSAAVALVVTGDPTTGHLLWGALSGVGAGFGSAFLYRGFATGRMGVVAPVSAVGAAVLPVVVGFALGERPAGLVWVGLLLALPAIWLVAQAPSDGTATAGLAEGLLDGVLAGAGFGLLFVAIGQVPDDAGYWPLAVAQGTGTIMIVVVAVAMRVAWRPTQATEGWGLVAGLLASAAQLLFLLSTQAGLLTVAAVLTSLYPAFTILLAAVVLKEAIFRHQAVGLVLAGVSVALVAAG; via the coding sequence ATGGGCATCCTCCTCGCGCTCGGCGCCGCCGCGGCGTACGGCGTCTCCGACTTCGTCGGCGGCGTGGCCTCCCGGCGTACGTCGGCCTGGCCGGTCGCCTTCCTCGCCAGCATCGGCGGACTGCTCGGTTCGGCGGCGGTCGCCCTGGTCGTGACGGGCGACCCCACGACCGGTCACCTGCTGTGGGGCGCGCTCTCCGGCGTCGGCGCCGGGTTCGGGAGCGCGTTCCTCTACCGCGGCTTCGCCACCGGCCGGATGGGCGTCGTCGCCCCGGTCTCCGCGGTCGGCGCCGCGGTGCTGCCCGTGGTGGTCGGGTTCGCGCTCGGCGAGCGGCCGGCGGGCCTCGTCTGGGTCGGCCTGCTGCTCGCGCTGCCCGCGATCTGGCTGGTCGCCCAAGCGCCCTCGGACGGTACGGCGACCGCGGGCCTGGCCGAGGGACTCCTCGACGGCGTGCTGGCCGGCGCCGGCTTCGGCCTGCTGTTCGTCGCGATCGGCCAGGTGCCGGACGACGCCGGCTACTGGCCGTTGGCGGTCGCCCAGGGGACGGGCACGATCATGATCGTGGTGGTCGCCGTGGCGATGCGCGTGGCCTGGCGCCCGACCCAGGCCACCGAGGGCTGGGGCCTGGTCGCGGGCCTGCTCGCCTCCGCGGCGCAGCTGCTCTTCCTGCTCTCGACCCAGGCCGGCCTGCTCACCGTCGCCGCGGTCCTCACCTCGCTCTACCCCGCGTTCACCATCCTGCTCGCGGCGGTCGTGCTGAAGGAGGCGATCTTCCGCCACCAGGCGGTCGGCCTGGTGCTGGCGGGCGTCTCGGTGGCGCTGGTCGCGGCGGGGTGA
- a CDS encoding glycosyltransferase family 2 protein codes for MREGHRGGVAKLFALRVVSVLTLLAGTTYVVWRWGWSVNWDNWWIAVPLVVAETYALIDGYLFAATVWRMKQRGDAPPPPPGATVDVLITTYNEPVEMVAATARAALAISWPHQTYILDDGARPEMRAAAEELGVGYITRTADWEGRSRHAKAGNLNNALFHTAGEFLLILDADQIPLPEILDRTLGWFEDPDMALVQTPQWFSNVTDADPLGSQAPLFYGPIQQGKDGWNAAFFCGSNAVIRREALMRLGITEYVAEVERAVRTALRASRRILTRTERRVRREAPAAAAAIGEVRAAAGTALDRLAAGDPVAEVTWAFQQTAREASRSLVANDLADIQRDLAELQVLDGGVDLGIVSDPASGLPLVDETALDALAGRDHSPLAALEAVDRLMRAVDVDRGDEAMPVMPMATVSVTEDMATCMRLHAAGWKSAYHHEVLAHGLAPEDLGTMLKQRLRWAQGTLQVLLKENPLTKKGLQVGQRLMYFATMWSYLSGFAALAFLIAPIIYLTTGTLPVHAYGLTFLAYFTPYFLLNQLLFLIVGYGVKTWRGHQYSLALFPIWIKACTTAAANVWFGRELGFMVTPKVREGGRQRFPARLIWPQLTIMALLVVAVVCGVLQLWLGDAVTVIGVGVNTVWIAYDLVVMSVIIQAALFRAPEPEELVP; via the coding sequence GTGCGAGAGGGGCACCGGGGAGGCGTGGCCAAGCTCTTCGCCCTGCGCGTGGTGTCGGTGCTGACGCTGCTCGCCGGCACCACCTACGTCGTGTGGCGGTGGGGCTGGTCGGTCAACTGGGACAACTGGTGGATCGCCGTACCCCTGGTCGTCGCCGAGACCTACGCGCTGATCGACGGCTACCTGTTCGCGGCCACCGTCTGGCGCATGAAGCAGCGCGGCGACGCTCCCCCGCCCCCGCCCGGCGCAACGGTCGACGTGCTCATCACGACCTACAACGAGCCCGTCGAGATGGTCGCGGCGACGGCGCGCGCCGCGCTGGCCATCTCCTGGCCGCACCAGACCTACATCCTCGACGACGGCGCCCGTCCCGAGATGCGAGCGGCCGCCGAGGAGCTCGGCGTCGGCTACATCACCCGCACCGCCGACTGGGAGGGCCGCTCCCGGCACGCCAAGGCCGGCAACCTCAACAACGCCCTCTTCCACACCGCCGGCGAGTTCCTGCTCATCCTCGACGCCGACCAGATCCCGCTGCCGGAGATCCTCGACCGCACGCTCGGGTGGTTCGAGGACCCGGACATGGCCCTGGTGCAGACGCCCCAGTGGTTCAGCAACGTCACCGACGCCGACCCGCTCGGCAGCCAGGCCCCGCTGTTCTACGGCCCGATCCAGCAGGGCAAGGACGGCTGGAACGCGGCGTTCTTCTGCGGCTCCAACGCCGTGATCCGCCGCGAGGCGCTGATGCGTCTCGGCATCACCGAGTACGTCGCCGAGGTCGAGCGAGCCGTCCGGACCGCGCTGCGAGCGTCCCGCCGGATCCTGACCCGCACCGAGCGCCGCGTGCGGCGCGAGGCGCCCGCCGCGGCAGCGGCGATCGGCGAGGTCCGCGCCGCGGCCGGGACGGCTCTCGACCGGCTCGCGGCCGGCGACCCGGTGGCCGAGGTGACCTGGGCATTCCAGCAGACCGCGCGCGAGGCCAGCCGCTCCCTCGTCGCCAACGACCTCGCCGACATCCAGCGCGACCTGGCCGAGCTGCAGGTCCTCGACGGCGGCGTCGACCTCGGCATCGTCAGCGACCCCGCCTCGGGCCTGCCCTTGGTCGACGAGACCGCCCTCGACGCACTCGCCGGCCGCGACCACAGCCCGCTCGCCGCGCTCGAGGCGGTCGACCGATTGATGCGCGCCGTCGACGTCGACCGCGGCGACGAGGCGATGCCAGTGATGCCGATGGCCACCGTCTCGGTGACCGAGGACATGGCGACCTGCATGCGGCTCCACGCCGCAGGCTGGAAGTCGGCGTACCACCACGAGGTTCTCGCCCACGGGCTCGCGCCCGAGGACCTCGGCACCATGCTCAAGCAGCGGCTGCGGTGGGCACAGGGCACGCTCCAGGTCCTGCTCAAGGAGAACCCGCTCACCAAGAAGGGCCTCCAGGTCGGCCAGCGCCTCATGTACTTCGCGACGATGTGGAGCTATCTGTCCGGCTTCGCCGCGCTCGCGTTCCTGATCGCGCCGATCATCTATCTGACGACCGGCACGCTCCCGGTCCACGCCTACGGGCTGACGTTCCTGGCGTACTTCACGCCGTACTTCCTGCTCAACCAGCTGCTGTTCCTCATCGTCGGCTACGGCGTGAAGACGTGGCGCGGCCACCAGTACTCGCTCGCGCTGTTCCCTATCTGGATCAAGGCGTGCACGACGGCAGCAGCCAACGTCTGGTTCGGTCGCGAGCTCGGGTTCATGGTCACGCCGAAGGTCCGCGAGGGCGGCCGCCAGCGGTTCCCGGCGCGCCTGATCTGGCCCCAGCTCACGATCATGGCGCTGCTCGTCGTCGCGGTCGTCTGCGGCGTGCTGCAGCTGTGGCTCGGCGACGCGGTCACCGTCATCGGCGTCGGGGTCAACACCGTCTGGATCGCCTACGACCTCGTGGTCATGAGTGTCATCATCCAAGCGGCGCTGTTCCGGGCGCCCGAGCCCGAGGAGCTGGTGCCCTGA
- a CDS encoding STAS domain-containing protein yields the protein MQIEKSERDAVTVLSPSGRLNMVSAQRLKSAVDDSVAAGRAKIVVELSGVEFIDSSGLGALIGGLKSARQASGDLRIAGASEQVATVLGLTNLDRILRPHASLEDALDGW from the coding sequence ATGCAGATCGAGAAGTCCGAGCGCGACGCCGTCACGGTGCTGTCGCCCAGCGGCCGGCTCAACATGGTCTCCGCGCAGCGGCTCAAGTCGGCGGTCGACGACAGCGTGGCCGCGGGACGGGCCAAGATCGTGGTCGAGCTCTCCGGCGTCGAGTTCATCGACTCCTCCGGCCTCGGCGCGCTGATCGGCGGCCTCAAGTCCGCCCGGCAGGCGTCCGGCGACCTGCGGATCGCCGGCGCCAGCGAACAGGTGGCGACCGTGCTGGGTCTCACCAACCTCGACCGGATCCTCCGTCCGCACGCCTCGCTCGAGGACGCCCTCGATGGCTGGTGA
- a CDS encoding ATP-binding protein: MAGERYRLTGFAMPEGLDELHDLLERAAAEDDTVDPTDLMLFETAVIEIASNVVKHGEPAGGVRWRFDLGITDTDLEATLHDDGQEFEGEVDRAMPDLDAEGGRGLALASSMLDELAYAREDDGNVWRMVKHRAERPEEG, translated from the coding sequence ATGGCTGGTGAGCGCTATCGCCTGACCGGCTTCGCGATGCCCGAGGGGCTCGACGAGCTCCACGACCTCCTCGAGCGCGCGGCGGCCGAGGACGACACGGTCGACCCGACCGACCTGATGCTGTTCGAGACCGCCGTGATCGAGATCGCGAGCAACGTCGTCAAGCACGGCGAGCCCGCGGGCGGGGTGCGGTGGCGGTTCGACCTCGGCATCACCGACACCGACCTCGAGGCCACCCTCCACGACGACGGCCAGGAGTTCGAGGGCGAGGTCGACCGCGCGATGCCGGACCTCGACGCCGAGGGCGGCCGCGGGCTGGCGCTCGCGAGCTCGATGCTCGATGAGCTCGCCTACGCGCGCGAGGACGACGGCAACGTGTGGCGGATGGTGAAGCACCGGGCGGAGCGCCCGGAGGAGGGATAG
- a CDS encoding PP2C family protein-serine/threonine phosphatase — MPRDTDAERITAVEELQLLDAPPEERFDRIVRLAKHIFDVPMAGLNLVGDDRQYTLSGDGLEPGESKPLEQTLCAITVADERILEIPDLHADDAWRDHHVRRDGEVRFYAGAPLHGPGGQRVGALCLVDTQPRPPLTPAQRTALSDMAAWLDRELATSADLEQGAELQRRLLPSSIPDLPGWDIAGRCVQAGAVGGDFYDWQVLRRIGQVQVMLADVMGKGLQAALLAAGVRAIARGASPHNTLSATLRRIADDTGDDLSEMTSFVTLFAARFDPTDGAMEYVDAGHGLAFVVGPDRAVRLATAGMPVGALPDDSWESHPGRLSPGEALVLVSDGMLDAAEDADGVLRLAVEALAATDSAEAMVGRLVADATASTRTTDDVTVVVVRRDG, encoded by the coding sequence ATGCCTCGCGACACGGACGCGGAGCGGATCACGGCGGTGGAGGAGCTCCAGCTGCTCGACGCGCCCCCGGAGGAGCGGTTCGACCGCATCGTCCGTCTGGCCAAGCACATCTTCGACGTGCCGATGGCGGGGCTCAACCTGGTGGGCGACGACCGGCAGTACACGCTCTCCGGCGACGGCCTGGAGCCGGGCGAGAGCAAGCCGCTCGAGCAGACGCTCTGTGCGATCACCGTCGCCGACGAACGGATCCTGGAGATCCCCGACCTCCACGCCGACGACGCGTGGCGCGACCACCACGTCCGCCGCGACGGCGAGGTGCGGTTCTACGCGGGCGCCCCGCTGCACGGGCCCGGCGGCCAGCGCGTCGGCGCGCTCTGCCTGGTCGACACCCAGCCCCGGCCACCGCTGACGCCCGCCCAGCGGACCGCCCTCAGCGACATGGCCGCCTGGCTCGACCGTGAGCTGGCCACGAGCGCCGACCTCGAGCAGGGCGCGGAGCTCCAGCGCCGGCTGTTGCCGAGCAGCATCCCCGACCTGCCCGGCTGGGACATCGCCGGCCGCTGCGTCCAGGCCGGCGCGGTCGGCGGCGACTTCTACGACTGGCAGGTGCTACGACGCATCGGCCAGGTCCAGGTGATGCTCGCCGACGTCATGGGCAAGGGACTCCAGGCGGCGCTGCTCGCGGCCGGCGTACGAGCGATCGCGCGAGGCGCGTCGCCGCACAACACTCTCAGCGCCACGCTCCGGCGCATCGCCGACGACACCGGCGACGACCTGAGCGAGATGACCAGCTTCGTCACGCTGTTCGCGGCACGCTTCGACCCGACCGACGGGGCGATGGAGTACGTCGACGCCGGCCACGGGCTCGCGTTCGTCGTGGGCCCCGACCGTGCCGTGCGACTCGCGACTGCGGGCATGCCGGTGGGCGCGCTGCCTGACGACAGCTGGGAGAGCCACCCCGGCCGGCTCTCGCCCGGCGAGGCGCTCGTTCTCGTCAGCGACGGGATGCTCGACGCGGCCGAAGACGCCGACGGCGTGCTGCGGCTCGCGGTCGAAGCCCTGGCCGCCACCGACTCGGCGGAGGCCATGGTCGGCCGACTGGTCGCCGACGCGACGGCGAGCACACGCACGACCGACGACGTGACGGTCGTCGTCGTCCGCCGCGACGGCTGA
- a CDS encoding DUF5994 family protein, which produces MVAVTAPRPLRIRLNPRQGDTLDGGWWPYTRDFAAEFARLVDEFPSEHGRIYRGLYSRPDWDDHPRRVPVGRGRVKVGSFPADDTHVIHLTTSNRVVLCLLVVPADFSEEQGAESLLASTTVGTRHGAGAVLRAVSNEMPVDRSLLWEPSSDEPG; this is translated from the coding sequence ATGGTCGCCGTCACAGCACCTCGACCGCTTCGTATCCGGCTCAACCCACGTCAGGGGGACACCCTCGATGGCGGGTGGTGGCCCTACACCCGCGACTTCGCCGCCGAGTTCGCCAGGCTCGTCGACGAGTTTCCTTCGGAGCACGGCCGCATCTACCGCGGTCTCTACTCCCGCCCTGACTGGGACGACCATCCGCGGCGGGTGCCGGTCGGCCGCGGACGGGTCAAGGTGGGCAGCTTTCCTGCAGACGACACCCACGTCATCCACCTGACGACCAGCAACCGGGTCGTGCTGTGCCTGCTGGTGGTCCCAGCCGACTTCAGCGAGGAGCAAGGTGCCGAGTCGTTGCTGGCGTCGACCACGGTCGGCACCCGGCACGGGGCCGGCGCCGTCCTGCGCGCGGTGAGCAATGAGATGCCGGTCGACCGGTCGCTCCTCTGGGAGCCGTCCTCCGACGAACCAGGCTGA
- a CDS encoding ANTAR domain-containing protein produces MAAALTAAAKAIHAPRSLEETLTAIVRAAQDAIPDMNHAGISISHRDGRIETLAGTDQLVWDLDSVQYDLNEGPCVSSVKDDPVVVVEHARQEQRWPRYMPRAVEAGLRAQLALRLYTDEDTIGGLNLYSTESETVSSDTVQMAELFAAHATIALNRTRYEHQLNEALASRKAIGQAIGLIMQRYQIDEDRAFHFLVRASSSSNLKLRVIADELISSANHMFS; encoded by the coding sequence GTGGCCGCTGCACTCACCGCAGCGGCCAAGGCCATCCACGCTCCTCGCAGTCTCGAGGAGACACTGACTGCCATTGTGAGGGCCGCCCAGGACGCCATTCCGGACATGAACCACGCGGGCATCTCGATCAGTCACCGCGACGGCCGGATCGAGACCCTCGCCGGAACGGACCAACTTGTCTGGGATCTCGACTCTGTTCAGTACGACCTCAACGAAGGCCCCTGTGTGTCCTCGGTCAAGGACGACCCGGTGGTGGTCGTCGAACACGCCAGGCAGGAACAGCGCTGGCCCCGTTACATGCCGCGCGCTGTCGAGGCGGGGCTGCGGGCGCAGCTTGCGCTCCGCCTCTACACGGACGAGGACACGATCGGCGGCCTGAACCTCTATTCCACCGAGTCCGAGACCGTCTCGTCCGACACGGTGCAGATGGCCGAGCTGTTCGCCGCCCACGCCACGATCGCCCTGAACCGCACCCGGTACGAGCACCAGCTCAACGAGGCCCTGGCCTCTCGCAAGGCCATCGGGCAGGCGATCGGCTTGATCATGCAGCGCTACCAGATCGACGAGGACCGTGCTTTCCACTTCCTCGTGCGCGCCTCCTCGAGCAGCAACCTCAAGCTGCGGGTCATCGCCGACGAACTGATCAGCTCCGCGAACCACATGTTCAGCTGA